One region of Mucilaginibacter gotjawali genomic DNA includes:
- a CDS encoding transporter, translated as MLYILLSICCSIIVSVMLKLAKRYHIDVYQAVVWNYSMAVFLSWLFLKPKLVHLSGAPIVNYALLGLLLPSLFIVIGISIKQSGIVRTDIAQRLSLLIPIIAAFLLFGEHNSLLKSVGILTGFAAILCTIPWKTSGVVGKVGANAWLYLLMVFVGMGLIDVLFKQIAAFKAVTYGTSLFIVFVLAFAFSLAGLVYQVAAKKMKFSWPHILIGWVLGIANFGNILFYIKAHKALADKPSTVFSAMNIGVIVFGALIGLIIFKEKLSLLNKAGILIAIIAVVILSIS; from the coding sequence ATGCTCTATATCTTACTAAGCATCTGTTGCAGTATAATTGTTTCCGTAATGCTGAAACTGGCTAAGCGTTACCATATTGACGTTTACCAGGCAGTGGTTTGGAATTATTCGATGGCTGTTTTTTTAAGCTGGCTTTTCTTAAAACCCAAACTGGTTCACCTGTCTGGCGCGCCCATCGTTAATTATGCATTGCTGGGCCTGTTGCTGCCTTCGCTTTTTATTGTAATTGGCATCTCAATTAAGCAATCGGGGATTGTACGTACGGATATAGCGCAGCGCCTTTCTTTACTGATCCCCATCATAGCGGCTTTCCTGCTTTTTGGCGAGCATAACAGTTTATTAAAATCAGTCGGCATATTAACAGGCTTTGCGGCCATTTTATGTACCATCCCCTGGAAAACGAGTGGTGTTGTTGGTAAAGTTGGGGCCAATGCATGGCTGTACCTGTTAATGGTTTTTGTGGGCATGGGCCTGATAGATGTTTTATTTAAACAGATAGCCGCCTTTAAAGCGGTTACTTACGGTACCTCGCTTTTTATTGTTTTTGTATTGGCGTTTGCTTTTTCGCTGGCTGGTTTGGTATACCAGGTGGCAGCCAAAAAAATGAAGTTCTCCTGGCCGCATATCCTCATTGGCTGGGTATTGGGCATTGCCAATTTTGGCAATATCCTGTTTTACATCAAAGCGCATAAAGCTTTGGCCGACAAGCCATCCACCGTTTTTTCAGCGATGAATATCGGTGTCATCGTGTTTGGGGCTTTAATTGGATTGATTATTTTTAAAGAAAAGTTAAGCCTGCTCAATAAAGCGGGCATCCTTATCGCTATCATTGCCGTTGTAATTTTGTCCATATCCTGA
- the ribD gene encoding bifunctional diaminohydroxyphosphoribosylaminopyrimidine deaminase/5-amino-6-(5-phosphoribosylamino)uracil reductase RibD → MVEDEKYMQRCLELAALGMGNVSPNPMVGAVIVMDTIIIGEGYHHKYGEAHAEVNAINQVFANFSDAADILDQSTLYVSLEPCAHYGKTPPCADLIIKHRIPKVVIGCRDPFDAVNGKGIEKLLAAGVDVTVGVLEKECQWLNRRFFTLVQKHRPYVILKWAQTRDGYFAPDDNSQYWITGAESRKLVHQWRSEEDAILIGKHTAAIDNPQLNVRYAEGIHPKRIVIDRKLELNNTLNIFDQSVETLVFNEVKTHTVGKIKYIALEDFDRYVPQYILYQLYLQDIQSVIIEGGAHTINSFIEAGLWDEARIFTGPADLKQGIKSPEIKGAIAGEKAIGDDKLLILVNGER, encoded by the coding sequence ATGGTAGAAGATGAAAAATATATGCAGCGCTGCCTTGAGCTTGCCGCGTTGGGGATGGGCAATGTGAGCCCGAACCCGATGGTAGGCGCAGTTATCGTAATGGATACCATTATTATCGGCGAAGGTTATCACCATAAATATGGCGAAGCCCATGCTGAGGTAAATGCGATTAACCAGGTGTTCGCTAATTTTTCGGATGCGGCCGACATACTGGATCAATCCACCCTATACGTTTCGCTGGAACCCTGTGCTCATTACGGCAAAACGCCGCCCTGTGCCGATCTCATCATCAAACACCGCATCCCAAAAGTAGTTATTGGCTGCCGCGACCCGTTTGATGCCGTAAACGGTAAAGGAATTGAGAAATTACTGGCCGCTGGTGTTGATGTAACAGTTGGTGTTTTAGAAAAAGAATGCCAGTGGCTTAACCGCCGATTTTTTACCCTGGTACAAAAACACCGGCCTTATGTAATACTAAAATGGGCCCAAACCCGGGATGGCTATTTTGCCCCCGACGATAATTCGCAGTATTGGATAACCGGAGCCGAATCGCGCAAGCTGGTGCACCAATGGCGATCGGAGGAAGATGCCATTTTGATAGGCAAGCACACCGCCGCCATTGATAACCCTCAGCTCAATGTACGTTATGCGGAAGGCATACACCCCAAAAGGATTGTGATAGACCGGAAACTGGAACTGAACAATACCTTAAATATATTCGACCAGTCTGTTGAAACATTGGTTTTTAATGAAGTTAAAACTCATACCGTCGGCAAAATAAAGTATATTGCCCTGGAAGACTTTGACAGGTATGTGCCCCAGTATATTTTATACCAGCTATACCTGCAGGATATTCAATCGGTGATAATTGAAGGCGGTGCACACACGATAAATAGCTTTATTGAAGCGGGATTGTGGGACGAGGCCCGGATTTTTACCGGCCCCGCCGACTTAAAACAAGGCATCAAATCACCGGAAATTAAAGGAGCGATAGCAGGCGAAAAGGCTATCGGCGATGATAAATTATTAATATTAGTGAATGGTGAGCGGTGA
- the prmC gene encoding peptide chain release factor N(5)-glutamine methyltransferase, producing MKTIKDVFDDYKTGLRRLYDAHEAEAITLLAVTEITGFSKAKVKAFPEQELTVQQTNTFDDVITQLKTGKPIQYILGVTEFYGLPFKVNPSVLIPRPETEELVEWVISSVGSEQLETGSILDIGTGSGCIAISLKKNLPQFKVFAIDISDTALQTAKENAELNNVDIEFINEDILHPKKPFSFHFSAFTSKIEIIISNPPYVTLHDKTRMHTNVTDFEPHTALFVPEDDPLVFYKAIADFAADNLTPGGLLFFEINESYGEEVVQLLNDKPFKNIELRKDMSGRDRMVMSEL from the coding sequence ATGAAAACCATAAAGGATGTTTTTGATGACTATAAGACCGGGCTCCGTAGGCTATATGACGCGCATGAGGCTGAGGCCATTACCCTGCTGGCTGTCACCGAAATAACCGGCTTTTCAAAGGCTAAGGTAAAAGCGTTTCCTGAACAGGAATTGACAGTACAACAAACAAATACATTTGACGATGTGATAACACAGCTAAAAACCGGCAAGCCCATCCAATACATTTTAGGGGTAACGGAGTTTTATGGCTTGCCCTTTAAAGTTAATCCATCAGTGCTTATCCCGCGGCCAGAGACAGAGGAATTGGTGGAATGGGTGATTTCTTCAGTTGGCAGTGAGCAGTTGGAAACCGGCAGTATTTTAGATATCGGGACAGGTAGCGGCTGCATCGCGATCAGTTTGAAAAAAAATCTGCCTCAGTTTAAAGTATTCGCTATCGATATTTCAGACACTGCTTTACAAACTGCGAAAGAAAATGCGGAGTTGAATAACGTTGATATTGAATTTATTAATGAGGATATTTTGCACCCAAAAAAACCTTTCAGCTTTCACTTTTCAGCTTTCACCTCAAAAATAGAAATCATCATCAGCAACCCTCCCTACGTTACCCTGCATGATAAAACCCGGATGCATACCAATGTAACGGATTTTGAGCCCCATACAGCGCTTTTTGTTCCGGAGGATGACCCGTTGGTGTTCTACAAAGCTATTGCTGATTTTGCGGCAGATAATCTTACCCCGGGTGGATTGTTGTTTTTTGAGATCAATGAAAGTTATGGCGAGGAAGTAGTTCAACTATTGAATGATAAGCCATTCAAAAATATTGAATTAAGGAAGGATATGAGCGGCAGGGACAGGATGGTAATGTCTGAACTATGA